One Roseburia rectibacter DNA window includes the following coding sequences:
- a CDS encoding diacylglycerol/lipid kinase family protein — protein MLYFIVNEKSKSGNAKQIWKDIEEVLKVRNVSYQVFVSEYRGHAGKLAGEICAMDDDDICLVAVGGDGTANEVINGITDFEKVRFGVIPTGSGNDLARGLALSKDPKNGIVHILNAMKKTREDTWCMDLGEVIFGDKKRLFAISSGIGLDALVCKKALKSTIKDILNKIRLGKLTYLVLTVQSLFTMQTADMEIVFDKEESIQKKRMIFTAAMNFKAEGGGVPMAPAASACDGKLSFCEAAGIPKWRTFLCLPFLVAAKHTSIHGFSVTDAKDCTIHLSRPMVVHADGEYCGEVAEVHFRCLPGKLCVLK, from the coding sequence GTTTCTTATCAGGTATTTGTATCCGAGTACCGTGGACATGCCGGAAAACTTGCGGGCGAGATATGTGCCATGGATGATGACGATATCTGTCTGGTTGCAGTCGGTGGAGACGGAACGGCAAATGAGGTGATCAATGGGATCACAGATTTTGAAAAAGTACGTTTCGGAGTGATACCGACCGGTTCCGGCAATGATCTTGCCAGAGGATTAGCACTTTCGAAAGATCCGAAAAACGGAATTGTACATATTTTAAATGCAATGAAAAAAACACGTGAGGATACCTGGTGTATGGATTTAGGTGAGGTAATCTTTGGTGATAAAAAAAGACTGTTTGCCATCAGTTCAGGAATCGGGCTTGATGCCTTAGTCTGTAAAAAAGCATTAAAATCAACGATTAAAGATATTTTAAACAAAATCCGGCTTGGAAAGCTGACATATCTGGTTTTGACAGTACAGTCTTTATTTACGATGCAGACCGCAGATATGGAAATTGTTTTTGACAAAGAGGAAAGCATACAGAAAAAAAGAATGATATTTACCGCGGCAATGAATTTTAAGGCCGAGGGAGGCGGTGTGCCAATGGCACCGGCAGCATCTGCCTGTGATGGGAAACTGTCATTCTGTGAAGCAGCAGGAATCCCGAAATGGAGAACGTTTCTCTGCCTGCCATTTCTGGTGGCAGCGAAACATACCTCTATTCATGGGTTTTCAGTGACGGATGCAAAAGACTGCACGATACACTTAAGCCGTCCGATGGTTGTGCATGCAGATGGGGAATACTGTGGTGAAGTTGCGGAAGTCCATTTCCGTTGCCTGCCGGGAAAACTTTGCGTGCTCAAATAA
- a CDS encoding YczE/YyaS/YitT family protein, with protein MKKFIQGMYQKKNFGLRLTAVTLAVIVMGFSLSLLVLVDLGTDPCTSMNLAISEKLGMGIGNWQALLNTVIFIFVIFLGRENIGFGTLANMFLVGYSLQFFSWVWEKTLPVGLFDSMAVRILVLIPALAIFVVAAAVYMDVKLGTAPYDAIAFIIAKWVPKVPFRLVRMAFDFTIIVIAFLFGGKIGIVTILMGFTLGPVIGAVGEKISRFIECD; from the coding sequence ATGAAAAAATTCATTCAGGGAATGTATCAGAAAAAGAATTTTGGACTAAGACTGACAGCGGTGACCTTAGCAGTGATTGTAATGGGATTTTCCTTGTCATTGCTGGTACTTGTGGATCTGGGAACAGATCCGTGTACCAGCATGAATCTTGCCATTTCTGAAAAACTGGGGATGGGAATCGGAAACTGGCAGGCACTGCTTAATACGGTCATATTTATTTTTGTCATTTTTTTAGGCAGGGAAAATATCGGATTTGGAACACTTGCAAATATGTTTCTGGTCGGCTATTCGCTGCAGTTTTTTTCCTGGGTATGGGAAAAGACATTGCCGGTGGGATTGTTTGACTCGATGGCAGTGCGCATTTTAGTACTGATTCCGGCATTGGCGATATTTGTTGTGGCGGCAGCAGTGTATATGGATGTGAAATTAGGAACAGCACCGTATGATGCGATTGCATTTATCATTGCAAAATGGGTGCCGAAGGTGCCGTTTCGGCTAGTGCGGATGGCATTTGACTTTACTATCATCGTGATTGCATTTTTATTTGGTGGCAAGATCGGAATCGTAACGATCCTGATGGGATTTACCCTTGGACCGGTCATCGGTGCTGTCGGTGAAAAGATCAGCCGGTTTATTGAGTGTGACTAA
- a CDS encoding stage IV sporulation protein A, whose amino-acid sequence MEHFSDNREFDLYRDINTRTNGEIYIGVVGPVRTGKSTFIKRFMDLMVLPFMEDEHAKERTMDELPQSAAGKTIMTTEPKFIPQEAAEIVLPELSSGSTGMSQPALPQSVLQGTAIQGAAAQTKIKVRLIDCVGFMVEGASGHMEGNESRMVKTPWSEQEIPFTTAASIGTQKVIRDHATIGIVVTTDGTIGELPRNAYVKAEEQTVEELNAIAKPYVILLNSQKPYSDETMELAAELKEKYQTAVLPVNCEQLRKDDIVRILENILCEFPVTRVEFFIPKWTEMLKPEHPMKAEIIKTASGILDSMHKTGDVRALSFTPEQYVSQIKIDETDLATGRVVVRMDLDDKYYYENISELTGVPIAGEYELISMIKEMAGQKEAYEKVSDAFEAVQVKGYGVVSPGLSDIQMEEPVLIRHGNKFGVKMKAVSPSIHMIRANIETEIAPIVGSEEQANDLISYIKQGQQSKEGAWETNIFGKSVGELMEDGIRNKIAMMDDECQMKLQDTMQKIVNDNNGGMVCIII is encoded by the coding sequence ATGGAACATTTCAGTGATAACAGAGAATTTGACTTATACCGGGATATCAATACCCGTACCAATGGAGAAATTTACATAGGAGTTGTAGGTCCGGTGCGAACCGGAAAATCCACGTTCATTAAGCGTTTTATGGATCTGATGGTACTTCCTTTTATGGAAGATGAACATGCGAAAGAGCGTACCATGGATGAGCTGCCACAGTCCGCAGCAGGAAAAACAATCATGACGACGGAACCGAAATTTATTCCACAGGAAGCAGCAGAGATTGTTTTGCCGGAACTGTCATCCGGCAGCACCGGCATGTCACAGCCGGCACTTCCACAGTCTGTACTGCAGGGGACTGCAATACAGGGAGCTGCCGCACAGACGAAGATAAAGGTACGTCTGATCGACTGCGTCGGATTTATGGTGGAAGGTGCATCCGGGCATATGGAGGGAAATGAAAGCCGCATGGTAAAAACGCCATGGTCAGAGCAGGAGATTCCTTTTACAACAGCGGCTTCAATCGGTACCCAGAAAGTGATCCGGGATCATGCAACGATCGGAATCGTTGTGACGACCGATGGCACGATCGGGGAACTGCCGCGAAATGCATATGTAAAAGCGGAAGAACAGACGGTGGAGGAACTGAATGCGATCGCAAAACCATATGTCATTCTGTTAAATTCACAGAAACCGTACAGTGATGAGACGATGGAACTTGCAGCCGAACTGAAAGAAAAATATCAGACTGCCGTTTTGCCGGTCAACTGTGAGCAGCTGCGGAAAGATGATATTGTCCGCATTTTAGAGAATATCCTCTGTGAATTTCCAGTGACGCGTGTCGAATTTTTTATTCCAAAATGGACGGAAATGCTAAAGCCGGAGCATCCGATGAAAGCGGAAATCATTAAAACTGCATCCGGGATTTTAGACAGTATGCATAAAACGGGAGATGTAAGAGCACTTTCCTTTACACCGGAGCAGTATGTTTCGCAGATCAAGATCGACGAGACGGATCTTGCGACCGGGCGCGTGGTGGTGCGGATGGATTTAGACGATAAATATTATTATGAAAATATAAGTGAACTGACTGGTGTGCCGATCGCAGGTGAATATGAGCTGATCTCCATGATAAAAGAGATGGCAGGGCAGAAAGAGGCTTATGAAAAAGTGTCAGATGCTTTTGAAGCGGTTCAGGTAAAAGGCTATGGGGTTGTCAGTCCGGGACTTTCCGATATTCAAATGGAAGAGCCGGTTCTGATCCGGCATGGCAATAAATTTGGTGTAAAAATGAAAGCGGTATCACCATCGATCCATATGATACGCGCCAATATTGAAACTGAGATCGCACCGATCGTCGGAAGTGAGGAGCAGGCAAATGATCTGATATCCTATATTAAACAAGGACAGCAGAGTAAAGAGGGCGCATGGGAAACAAATATTTTCGGTAAATCGGTCGGAGAACTGATGGAAGATGGCATCCGCAATAAAATTGCAATGATGGATGATGAATGTCAGATGAAATTGCAGGATACTATGCAGAAAATTGTCAATGATAATAATGGTGGCATGGTATGCATCATCATTTGA